A window from Canis lupus familiaris isolate Mischka breed German Shepherd chromosome 18, alternate assembly UU_Cfam_GSD_1.0, whole genome shotgun sequence encodes these proteins:
- the RPS6KB2 gene encoding ribosomal protein S6 kinase beta-2 isoform X6, translating to MRHWRARPRSQSDSVRLPPPRPPGCQSERGPARQGPAGPAPLWRPCLTWTWRRRKAARASQSSAPRPVGHCEEVELTETSVNLGPERIGPHCFELLRVLGKGGYGKVFQVRKVQGTNLGKIYAMKVLRKAVSFSRIWSERASSWKTQPGHIKLTDFGLCKESIHEGAVTHTFCGTIEYMAPEILVRSGHNRAVDWWSLGALMYDMLTGSASPASWPPFTAENRKKTMDKIIKGKLTLPPYLTPDARDLVKKFLKRNPSQRIGGGPGDSADVQRHPFFRHINWDDLLARRIDPPFRPCLQSEEDVSQFDTHFTRQTPVDSPDDTALSESANQAFLGFTYVAPSVLDSIKEGFSFQPKLRSPRRLNSSPRTPVSPLKFSPFEGFRPSSGPPEPMEPPLPPLLPPPPPPPSSTAPLPIRPPSGTKKSKRGRGRPGR from the exons ATGCGTCATTGGCGCGCGCGGCCGCGGTCGCAGAGTGATAGCGTACGGcttcccccgccccgccccccgggctgTCAGTCTGAGCGCGGCCCAGCACGGCAAGGGCCCGCCGGGCCGGCGCCGCTATGGCGGCCGTGTTTGACCTGGACTTGGAGACGGAGGAAGGCAGCGAGGGCGAGCCAGAGTTCAGCCCCTCG GCCTGTGGGACACTGTGAGGAGGTGGAGCTGACTGAGACCAGTGTGAACCTGGGCCCTGAACGCATCGGGCCCCACTGCTTTGAGCTGCTGCGTGTGCTGGGCAAGGGGGGCTATGGCAAG GTGTTCCAAGTCCGGAAGGTGCAGGGCACCAACTTGGGCAAGATATATGCCATGAAAGTCCTGAGAAAG GCGGTGAGCTTTTCACGCATCTGGAGCGAGAGGGCATCTTCCTGGAAGACACAGCCTG GCCACATCAAACTGACAGACTTTGGACTCTGCAAAGAGTCGATCCATGAGGGCGCTGTCACCCATACTTTCTGTGGCACCATTGAATACAT GGCCCCTGAGATTCTGGTACGCAGTGGCCACAACCGGGCTGTGGACTGGTGGAGCCTGGGGGCCCTGATGTATGACATGCTCACTGGATCGGCAAGTCCAGCCtcctgg cCACCCTTCACCGCAGAGAACCGGAAGAAAACCATGGACAAGATCATCAAAGGGAAACTGACGCTGCCCCCCTACCTCACCCCGGATGCCCGGGACCTTGTCAAAAAG TTTCTGAAGCGGAATCCCAGCCAGCGGATCGGGGGTGGCCCAGGGGACTCTGCTGATGTGCAG AGGCACCCCTTCTTCCGGCACATTAATTGGGATGACCTCCTGGCTCGCCGCATAGACCCCCCTTTCAGGCCCTGTCTG CAGTCAGAGGAGGACGTGAGCCAGTTTGACACCCACTTCACACGGCAGACACCAGTGGACAGTCCAGATGATACGGCCCTCAGTGAGAGTGCCAACCAGGCCTTCCTG GGCTTCACATACGTGGCACCTTCTGTCCTGGACAGCATCAAGGAGGGCTTCTCATTCCAGCCCAAGCTACGCTCCCCCAGGCGTCTCAACAGTAGTCCCCGGACCCCGGTCAG CCCCCTGAAGTTCTCACCCTTTGAGGGATTCCGGCCCAGCTCTGGCCCACCGGAGCCCATGGAGCCCCCTCTACCTCCTCTCctgccgccgccaccaccaccaccatcgagcactgcccctctccccatccgACCCCCCTCGGGGACCAAGAAGTCTAAGAGGGGCCGTGGGCGCCCTGGACGCTAG
- the RPS6KB2 gene encoding ribosomal protein S6 kinase beta-2 isoform X2 translates to MRHWRARPRSQSDSVRLPPPRPPGCQSERGPARQGPAGPAPLWRPCLTWTWRRRKAARASQSSAPRPVGHCEEVELTETSVNLGPERIGPHCFELLRVLGKGGYGKVFQVRKVQGTNLGKIYAMKVLRKAKIVLNAKDTAHTRAERNILESVKHPFIVELAYAFQTGGKLYLILECLSGGELFTHLEREGIFLEDTACFYLAEITLALGHLHSQGIIYRDLKPENIMLNSQGHIKLTDFGLCKESIHEGAVTHTFCGTIEYMAPEILVRSGHNRAVDWWSLGALMYDMLTGSPPFTAENRKKTMDKIIKGKLTLPPYLTPDARDLVKKFLKRNPSQRIGGGPGDSADVQRHPFFRHINWDDLLARRIDPPFRPCLQSEEDVSQFDTHFTRQTPVDSPDDTALSESANQAFLGFTYVAPSVLDSIKEGFSFQPKLRSPRRLNSSPRTPVSPLKFSPFEGFRPSSGPPEPMEPPLPPLLPPPPPPPSSTAPLPIRPPSGTKKSKRGRGRPGR, encoded by the exons ATGCGTCATTGGCGCGCGCGGCCGCGGTCGCAGAGTGATAGCGTACGGcttcccccgccccgccccccgggctgTCAGTCTGAGCGCGGCCCAGCACGGCAAGGGCCCGCCGGGCCGGCGCCGCTATGGCGGCCGTGTTTGACCTGGACTTGGAGACGGAGGAAGGCAGCGAGGGCGAGCCAGAGTTCAGCCCCTCG GCCTGTGGGACACTGTGAGGAGGTGGAGCTGACTGAGACCAGTGTGAACCTGGGCCCTGAACGCATCGGGCCCCACTGCTTTGAGCTGCTGCGTGTGCTGGGCAAGGGGGGCTATGGCAAG GTGTTCCAAGTCCGGAAGGTGCAGGGCACCAACTTGGGCAAGATATATGCCATGAAAGTCCTGAGAAAG GCCAAAATTGTGCTCAACGCCAAGGACACAGCACACACGCGGGCTGAACGGAACATTCTAGAGTCAGTGAAGCACCCCTTCATTGTGGAACTGGCCTATGCCTTCCAGACTGGTGGCAAACTCTACCTCATCCTCGAGTGCCTCAGTG GCGGTGAGCTTTTCACGCATCTGGAGCGAGAGGGCATCTTCCTGGAAGACACAGCCTG TTTCTACCTGGCAGAGATCACCCTGGCCCTGGGACATCTCCACTCCCAAGGCATAATCTACCGGGACCTCAAACCTGAGAACATCATGCTCAACAGTCAGG GCCACATCAAACTGACAGACTTTGGACTCTGCAAAGAGTCGATCCATGAGGGCGCTGTCACCCATACTTTCTGTGGCACCATTGAATACAT GGCCCCTGAGATTCTGGTACGCAGTGGCCACAACCGGGCTGTGGACTGGTGGAGCCTGGGGGCCCTGATGTATGACATGCTCACTGGATCG cCACCCTTCACCGCAGAGAACCGGAAGAAAACCATGGACAAGATCATCAAAGGGAAACTGACGCTGCCCCCCTACCTCACCCCGGATGCCCGGGACCTTGTCAAAAAG TTTCTGAAGCGGAATCCCAGCCAGCGGATCGGGGGTGGCCCAGGGGACTCTGCTGATGTGCAG AGGCACCCCTTCTTCCGGCACATTAATTGGGATGACCTCCTGGCTCGCCGCATAGACCCCCCTTTCAGGCCCTGTCTG CAGTCAGAGGAGGACGTGAGCCAGTTTGACACCCACTTCACACGGCAGACACCAGTGGACAGTCCAGATGATACGGCCCTCAGTGAGAGTGCCAACCAGGCCTTCCTG GGCTTCACATACGTGGCACCTTCTGTCCTGGACAGCATCAAGGAGGGCTTCTCATTCCAGCCCAAGCTACGCTCCCCCAGGCGTCTCAACAGTAGTCCCCGGACCCCGGTCAG CCCCCTGAAGTTCTCACCCTTTGAGGGATTCCGGCCCAGCTCTGGCCCACCGGAGCCCATGGAGCCCCCTCTACCTCCTCTCctgccgccgccaccaccaccaccatcgagcactgcccctctccccatccgACCCCCCTCGGGGACCAAGAAGTCTAAGAGGGGCCGTGGGCGCCCTGGACGCTAG
- the RPS6KB2 gene encoding ribosomal protein S6 kinase beta-2 isoform X1: protein MRHWRARPRSQSDSVRLPPPRPPGCQSERGPARQGPAGPAPLWRPCLTWTWRRRKAARASQSSAPRPVGHCEEVELTETSVNLGPERIGPHCFELLRVLGKGGYGKVFQVRKVQGTNLGKIYAMKVLRKAKIVLNAKDTAHTRAERNILESVKHPFIVELAYAFQTGGKLYLILECLSGGELFTHLEREGIFLEDTACFYLAEITLALGHLHSQGIIYRDLKPENIMLNSQGHIKLTDFGLCKESIHEGAVTHTFCGTIEYMAPEILVRSGHNRAVDWWSLGALMYDMLTGSASPASWPPFTAENRKKTMDKIIKGKLTLPPYLTPDARDLVKKFLKRNPSQRIGGGPGDSADVQRHPFFRHINWDDLLARRIDPPFRPCLQSEEDVSQFDTHFTRQTPVDSPDDTALSESANQAFLGFTYVAPSVLDSIKEGFSFQPKLRSPRRLNSSPRTPVSPLKFSPFEGFRPSSGPPEPMEPPLPPLLPPPPPPPSSTAPLPIRPPSGTKKSKRGRGRPGR from the exons ATGCGTCATTGGCGCGCGCGGCCGCGGTCGCAGAGTGATAGCGTACGGcttcccccgccccgccccccgggctgTCAGTCTGAGCGCGGCCCAGCACGGCAAGGGCCCGCCGGGCCGGCGCCGCTATGGCGGCCGTGTTTGACCTGGACTTGGAGACGGAGGAAGGCAGCGAGGGCGAGCCAGAGTTCAGCCCCTCG GCCTGTGGGACACTGTGAGGAGGTGGAGCTGACTGAGACCAGTGTGAACCTGGGCCCTGAACGCATCGGGCCCCACTGCTTTGAGCTGCTGCGTGTGCTGGGCAAGGGGGGCTATGGCAAG GTGTTCCAAGTCCGGAAGGTGCAGGGCACCAACTTGGGCAAGATATATGCCATGAAAGTCCTGAGAAAG GCCAAAATTGTGCTCAACGCCAAGGACACAGCACACACGCGGGCTGAACGGAACATTCTAGAGTCAGTGAAGCACCCCTTCATTGTGGAACTGGCCTATGCCTTCCAGACTGGTGGCAAACTCTACCTCATCCTCGAGTGCCTCAGTG GCGGTGAGCTTTTCACGCATCTGGAGCGAGAGGGCATCTTCCTGGAAGACACAGCCTG TTTCTACCTGGCAGAGATCACCCTGGCCCTGGGACATCTCCACTCCCAAGGCATAATCTACCGGGACCTCAAACCTGAGAACATCATGCTCAACAGTCAGG GCCACATCAAACTGACAGACTTTGGACTCTGCAAAGAGTCGATCCATGAGGGCGCTGTCACCCATACTTTCTGTGGCACCATTGAATACAT GGCCCCTGAGATTCTGGTACGCAGTGGCCACAACCGGGCTGTGGACTGGTGGAGCCTGGGGGCCCTGATGTATGACATGCTCACTGGATCGGCAAGTCCAGCCtcctgg cCACCCTTCACCGCAGAGAACCGGAAGAAAACCATGGACAAGATCATCAAAGGGAAACTGACGCTGCCCCCCTACCTCACCCCGGATGCCCGGGACCTTGTCAAAAAG TTTCTGAAGCGGAATCCCAGCCAGCGGATCGGGGGTGGCCCAGGGGACTCTGCTGATGTGCAG AGGCACCCCTTCTTCCGGCACATTAATTGGGATGACCTCCTGGCTCGCCGCATAGACCCCCCTTTCAGGCCCTGTCTG CAGTCAGAGGAGGACGTGAGCCAGTTTGACACCCACTTCACACGGCAGACACCAGTGGACAGTCCAGATGATACGGCCCTCAGTGAGAGTGCCAACCAGGCCTTCCTG GGCTTCACATACGTGGCACCTTCTGTCCTGGACAGCATCAAGGAGGGCTTCTCATTCCAGCCCAAGCTACGCTCCCCCAGGCGTCTCAACAGTAGTCCCCGGACCCCGGTCAG CCCCCTGAAGTTCTCACCCTTTGAGGGATTCCGGCCCAGCTCTGGCCCACCGGAGCCCATGGAGCCCCCTCTACCTCCTCTCctgccgccgccaccaccaccaccatcgagcactgcccctctccccatccgACCCCCCTCGGGGACCAAGAAGTCTAAGAGGGGCCGTGGGCGCCCTGGACGCTAG
- the RPS6KB2 gene encoding ribosomal protein S6 kinase beta-2 isoform X5: MAAVFDLDLETEEGSEGEPEFSPSVFQVRKVQGTNLGKIYAMKVLRKAKIVLNAKDTAHTRAERNILESVKHPFIVELAYAFQTGGKLYLILECLSGGELFTHLEREGIFLEDTACFYLAEITLALGHLHSQGIIYRDLKPENIMLNSQGHIKLTDFGLCKESIHEGAVTHTFCGTIEYMAPEILVRSGHNRAVDWWSLGALMYDMLTGSASPASWPPFTAENRKKTMDKIIKGKLTLPPYLTPDARDLVKKFLKRNPSQRIGGGPGDSADVQRHPFFRHINWDDLLARRIDPPFRPCLQSEEDVSQFDTHFTRQTPVDSPDDTALSESANQAFLGFTYVAPSVLDSIKEGFSFQPKLRSPRRLNSSPRTPVSPLKFSPFEGFRPSSGPPEPMEPPLPPLLPPPPPPPSSTAPLPIRPPSGTKKSKRGRGRPGR, encoded by the exons ATGGCGGCCGTGTTTGACCTGGACTTGGAGACGGAGGAAGGCAGCGAGGGCGAGCCAGAGTTCAGCCCCTCG GTGTTCCAAGTCCGGAAGGTGCAGGGCACCAACTTGGGCAAGATATATGCCATGAAAGTCCTGAGAAAG GCCAAAATTGTGCTCAACGCCAAGGACACAGCACACACGCGGGCTGAACGGAACATTCTAGAGTCAGTGAAGCACCCCTTCATTGTGGAACTGGCCTATGCCTTCCAGACTGGTGGCAAACTCTACCTCATCCTCGAGTGCCTCAGTG GCGGTGAGCTTTTCACGCATCTGGAGCGAGAGGGCATCTTCCTGGAAGACACAGCCTG TTTCTACCTGGCAGAGATCACCCTGGCCCTGGGACATCTCCACTCCCAAGGCATAATCTACCGGGACCTCAAACCTGAGAACATCATGCTCAACAGTCAGG GCCACATCAAACTGACAGACTTTGGACTCTGCAAAGAGTCGATCCATGAGGGCGCTGTCACCCATACTTTCTGTGGCACCATTGAATACAT GGCCCCTGAGATTCTGGTACGCAGTGGCCACAACCGGGCTGTGGACTGGTGGAGCCTGGGGGCCCTGATGTATGACATGCTCACTGGATCGGCAAGTCCAGCCtcctgg cCACCCTTCACCGCAGAGAACCGGAAGAAAACCATGGACAAGATCATCAAAGGGAAACTGACGCTGCCCCCCTACCTCACCCCGGATGCCCGGGACCTTGTCAAAAAG TTTCTGAAGCGGAATCCCAGCCAGCGGATCGGGGGTGGCCCAGGGGACTCTGCTGATGTGCAG AGGCACCCCTTCTTCCGGCACATTAATTGGGATGACCTCCTGGCTCGCCGCATAGACCCCCCTTTCAGGCCCTGTCTG CAGTCAGAGGAGGACGTGAGCCAGTTTGACACCCACTTCACACGGCAGACACCAGTGGACAGTCCAGATGATACGGCCCTCAGTGAGAGTGCCAACCAGGCCTTCCTG GGCTTCACATACGTGGCACCTTCTGTCCTGGACAGCATCAAGGAGGGCTTCTCATTCCAGCCCAAGCTACGCTCCCCCAGGCGTCTCAACAGTAGTCCCCGGACCCCGGTCAG CCCCCTGAAGTTCTCACCCTTTGAGGGATTCCGGCCCAGCTCTGGCCCACCGGAGCCCATGGAGCCCCCTCTACCTCCTCTCctgccgccgccaccaccaccaccatcgagcactgcccctctccccatccgACCCCCCTCGGGGACCAAGAAGTCTAAGAGGGGCCGTGGGCGCCCTGGACGCTAG
- the RPS6KB2 gene encoding ribosomal protein S6 kinase beta-2 isoform X3 produces the protein MAAVFDLDLETEEGSEGEPEFSPSDVCPLAESRAAGPEPVGHCEEVELTETSVNLGPERIGPHCFELLRVLGKGGYGKVFQVRKVQGTNLGKIYAMKVLRKAKIVLNAKDTAHTRAERNILESVKHPFIVELAYAFQTGGKLYLILECLSGGELFTHLEREGIFLEDTACFYLAEITLALGHLHSQGIIYRDLKPENIMLNSQGHIKLTDFGLCKESIHEGAVTHTFCGTIEYMAPEILVRSGHNRAVDWWSLGALMYDMLTGSASPASWPPFTAENRKKTMDKIIKGKLTLPPYLTPDARDLVKKFLKRNPSQRIGGGPGDSADVQRHPFFRHINWDDLLARRIDPPFRPCLQSEEDVSQFDTHFTRQTPVDSPDDTALSESANQAFLGFTYVAPSVLDSIKEGFSFQPKLRSPRRLNSSPRTPVSPLKFSPFEGFRPSSGPPEPMEPPLPPLLPPPPPPPSSTAPLPIRPPSGTKKSKRGRGRPGR, from the exons ATGGCGGCCGTGTTTGACCTGGACTTGGAGACGGAGGAAGGCAGCGAGGGCGAGCCAGAGTTCAGCCCCTCG GACGTGTGTCCCCTTGCCGAGTCGAGGGCGGCTGGCCCGGA GCCTGTGGGACACTGTGAGGAGGTGGAGCTGACTGAGACCAGTGTGAACCTGGGCCCTGAACGCATCGGGCCCCACTGCTTTGAGCTGCTGCGTGTGCTGGGCAAGGGGGGCTATGGCAAG GTGTTCCAAGTCCGGAAGGTGCAGGGCACCAACTTGGGCAAGATATATGCCATGAAAGTCCTGAGAAAG GCCAAAATTGTGCTCAACGCCAAGGACACAGCACACACGCGGGCTGAACGGAACATTCTAGAGTCAGTGAAGCACCCCTTCATTGTGGAACTGGCCTATGCCTTCCAGACTGGTGGCAAACTCTACCTCATCCTCGAGTGCCTCAGTG GCGGTGAGCTTTTCACGCATCTGGAGCGAGAGGGCATCTTCCTGGAAGACACAGCCTG TTTCTACCTGGCAGAGATCACCCTGGCCCTGGGACATCTCCACTCCCAAGGCATAATCTACCGGGACCTCAAACCTGAGAACATCATGCTCAACAGTCAGG GCCACATCAAACTGACAGACTTTGGACTCTGCAAAGAGTCGATCCATGAGGGCGCTGTCACCCATACTTTCTGTGGCACCATTGAATACAT GGCCCCTGAGATTCTGGTACGCAGTGGCCACAACCGGGCTGTGGACTGGTGGAGCCTGGGGGCCCTGATGTATGACATGCTCACTGGATCGGCAAGTCCAGCCtcctgg cCACCCTTCACCGCAGAGAACCGGAAGAAAACCATGGACAAGATCATCAAAGGGAAACTGACGCTGCCCCCCTACCTCACCCCGGATGCCCGGGACCTTGTCAAAAAG TTTCTGAAGCGGAATCCCAGCCAGCGGATCGGGGGTGGCCCAGGGGACTCTGCTGATGTGCAG AGGCACCCCTTCTTCCGGCACATTAATTGGGATGACCTCCTGGCTCGCCGCATAGACCCCCCTTTCAGGCCCTGTCTG CAGTCAGAGGAGGACGTGAGCCAGTTTGACACCCACTTCACACGGCAGACACCAGTGGACAGTCCAGATGATACGGCCCTCAGTGAGAGTGCCAACCAGGCCTTCCTG GGCTTCACATACGTGGCACCTTCTGTCCTGGACAGCATCAAGGAGGGCTTCTCATTCCAGCCCAAGCTACGCTCCCCCAGGCGTCTCAACAGTAGTCCCCGGACCCCGGTCAG CCCCCTGAAGTTCTCACCCTTTGAGGGATTCCGGCCCAGCTCTGGCCCACCGGAGCCCATGGAGCCCCCTCTACCTCCTCTCctgccgccgccaccaccaccaccatcgagcactgcccctctccccatccgACCCCCCTCGGGGACCAAGAAGTCTAAGAGGGGCCGTGGGCGCCCTGGACGCTAG
- the LOC106557461 gene encoding protein tyrosine phosphatase receptor type C-associated protein gives MDLPCALGLGTLLALPGVLGSGSSAKDSESSSSVTVVLLLLLLLLLATGLALAWRRLSRDSGGYYHPARLGAALWGRTRRLLWASPPGRWLRAQAEVEPPDEDPEQQQDEQDVEEDYHLVGGLEETESQEEDQQCREGPCPQQVPEPGEEARDSNTGGGLGLSSQGPVGSGGSAEALLSDLHAFAGSAAWDDSAEAAGSQGLHVTAL, from the exons ATG GACCTGCCCTGTGCCCTTGGGCTCGGGACACTGCTGGCCCTGCCAGGGGTCCTGGGCTCAGGCAGCAGTGCCAAGGACAGTGAGAGCTCCAGCTCTGTCACTGttgtcctgctgctgctgctgctactgctgctggcCACTGGCCTGGCACTGGCCTGGCGCCGCCTCAGCCGCGACTCAGGGGGCTACTACCACCCAGCCCGCCTGGGCGCCGCACTATGGGGCCGCACTCGCCGCCTCCTCTGGGCCAGCCCACCGGGCCGCTGGCTCCGGGCCCAGGCCGAGGTGGAGCCACCCGATGAGGACCCAGAACAGCAGCAGGACGAGCAGGATGTGGAAGAGGACTACCATCTGGTTGGTGGCCTGGAGGAGACAGAGTCCCAGGAAGAGGATCAGCAATGCAGAGAGGGGCCCTGCCCACAGCAGGTCCCAGAGCCAGGCGAGGAAGCACGTGACAGTAACACCGGAGGGGGCCTGGGCCTTAGTTCCCAGGGGCCAGTGGGCTCAGGGGGCAGCGCCGAGGCCCTGCTGAGCGACCTGCACGCCTTTGCTGGCAGCGCGGCCTGGGACGACAGCGCCGAAGCAGCTGGCAGCCAGGGCCTCCACGTCACAGCACTGTAA
- the RPS6KB2 gene encoding ribosomal protein S6 kinase beta-2 isoform X4 — protein sequence MAAVFDLDLETEEGSEGEPEFSPSDVCPLAESRAAGPEPVGHCEEVELTETSVNLGPERIGPHCFELLRVLGKGGYGKVFQVRKVQGTNLGKIYAMKVLRKAKIVLNAKDTAHTRAERNILESVKHPFIVELAYAFQTGGKLYLILECLSGGELFTHLEREGIFLEDTACFYLAEITLALGHLHSQGIIYRDLKPENIMLNSQGHIKLTDFGLCKESIHEGAVTHTFCGTIEYMAPEILVRSGHNRAVDWWSLGALMYDMLTGSPPFTAENRKKTMDKIIKGKLTLPPYLTPDARDLVKKFLKRNPSQRIGGGPGDSADVQRHPFFRHINWDDLLARRIDPPFRPCLQSEEDVSQFDTHFTRQTPVDSPDDTALSESANQAFLGFTYVAPSVLDSIKEGFSFQPKLRSPRRLNSSPRTPVSPLKFSPFEGFRPSSGPPEPMEPPLPPLLPPPPPPPSSTAPLPIRPPSGTKKSKRGRGRPGR from the exons ATGGCGGCCGTGTTTGACCTGGACTTGGAGACGGAGGAAGGCAGCGAGGGCGAGCCAGAGTTCAGCCCCTCG GACGTGTGTCCCCTTGCCGAGTCGAGGGCGGCTGGCCCGGA GCCTGTGGGACACTGTGAGGAGGTGGAGCTGACTGAGACCAGTGTGAACCTGGGCCCTGAACGCATCGGGCCCCACTGCTTTGAGCTGCTGCGTGTGCTGGGCAAGGGGGGCTATGGCAAG GTGTTCCAAGTCCGGAAGGTGCAGGGCACCAACTTGGGCAAGATATATGCCATGAAAGTCCTGAGAAAG GCCAAAATTGTGCTCAACGCCAAGGACACAGCACACACGCGGGCTGAACGGAACATTCTAGAGTCAGTGAAGCACCCCTTCATTGTGGAACTGGCCTATGCCTTCCAGACTGGTGGCAAACTCTACCTCATCCTCGAGTGCCTCAGTG GCGGTGAGCTTTTCACGCATCTGGAGCGAGAGGGCATCTTCCTGGAAGACACAGCCTG TTTCTACCTGGCAGAGATCACCCTGGCCCTGGGACATCTCCACTCCCAAGGCATAATCTACCGGGACCTCAAACCTGAGAACATCATGCTCAACAGTCAGG GCCACATCAAACTGACAGACTTTGGACTCTGCAAAGAGTCGATCCATGAGGGCGCTGTCACCCATACTTTCTGTGGCACCATTGAATACAT GGCCCCTGAGATTCTGGTACGCAGTGGCCACAACCGGGCTGTGGACTGGTGGAGCCTGGGGGCCCTGATGTATGACATGCTCACTGGATCG cCACCCTTCACCGCAGAGAACCGGAAGAAAACCATGGACAAGATCATCAAAGGGAAACTGACGCTGCCCCCCTACCTCACCCCGGATGCCCGGGACCTTGTCAAAAAG TTTCTGAAGCGGAATCCCAGCCAGCGGATCGGGGGTGGCCCAGGGGACTCTGCTGATGTGCAG AGGCACCCCTTCTTCCGGCACATTAATTGGGATGACCTCCTGGCTCGCCGCATAGACCCCCCTTTCAGGCCCTGTCTG CAGTCAGAGGAGGACGTGAGCCAGTTTGACACCCACTTCACACGGCAGACACCAGTGGACAGTCCAGATGATACGGCCCTCAGTGAGAGTGCCAACCAGGCCTTCCTG GGCTTCACATACGTGGCACCTTCTGTCCTGGACAGCATCAAGGAGGGCTTCTCATTCCAGCCCAAGCTACGCTCCCCCAGGCGTCTCAACAGTAGTCCCCGGACCCCGGTCAG CCCCCTGAAGTTCTCACCCTTTGAGGGATTCCGGCCCAGCTCTGGCCCACCGGAGCCCATGGAGCCCCCTCTACCTCCTCTCctgccgccgccaccaccaccaccatcgagcactgcccctctccccatccgACCCCCCTCGGGGACCAAGAAGTCTAAGAGGGGCCGTGGGCGCCCTGGACGCTAG
- the RPS6KB2 gene encoding ribosomal protein S6 kinase beta-2 isoform X7, protein MRHWRARPRSQSDSVRLPPPRPPGCQSERGPARQGPAGPAPLWRPCLTWTWRRRKAARASQSSAPRPVGHCEEVELTETSVNLGPERIGPHCFELLRVLGKGGYGKVFQVRKVQGTNLGKIYAMKVLRKAKIVLNAKDTAHTRAERNILESVKHPFIVELAYAFQTGGKLYLILECLSGGELFTHLEREGIFLEDTACFYLAEITLALGHLHSQGIIYRDLKPENIMLNSQGHIKLTDFGLCKESIHEGAVTHTFCGTIEYMAPEILVRSGHNRAVDWWSLGALMYDMLTGSASPASWPPFTAENRKKTMDKIIKGKLTLPPYLTPDARDLVKKFLKRNPSQRIGGGPGDSADVQRHPFFRHINWDDLLARRIDPPFRPCLQSEEDVSQFDTHFTRQTPVDSPDDTALSESANQAFLPPEVLTL, encoded by the exons ATGCGTCATTGGCGCGCGCGGCCGCGGTCGCAGAGTGATAGCGTACGGcttcccccgccccgccccccgggctgTCAGTCTGAGCGCGGCCCAGCACGGCAAGGGCCCGCCGGGCCGGCGCCGCTATGGCGGCCGTGTTTGACCTGGACTTGGAGACGGAGGAAGGCAGCGAGGGCGAGCCAGAGTTCAGCCCCTCG GCCTGTGGGACACTGTGAGGAGGTGGAGCTGACTGAGACCAGTGTGAACCTGGGCCCTGAACGCATCGGGCCCCACTGCTTTGAGCTGCTGCGTGTGCTGGGCAAGGGGGGCTATGGCAAG GTGTTCCAAGTCCGGAAGGTGCAGGGCACCAACTTGGGCAAGATATATGCCATGAAAGTCCTGAGAAAG GCCAAAATTGTGCTCAACGCCAAGGACACAGCACACACGCGGGCTGAACGGAACATTCTAGAGTCAGTGAAGCACCCCTTCATTGTGGAACTGGCCTATGCCTTCCAGACTGGTGGCAAACTCTACCTCATCCTCGAGTGCCTCAGTG GCGGTGAGCTTTTCACGCATCTGGAGCGAGAGGGCATCTTCCTGGAAGACACAGCCTG TTTCTACCTGGCAGAGATCACCCTGGCCCTGGGACATCTCCACTCCCAAGGCATAATCTACCGGGACCTCAAACCTGAGAACATCATGCTCAACAGTCAGG GCCACATCAAACTGACAGACTTTGGACTCTGCAAAGAGTCGATCCATGAGGGCGCTGTCACCCATACTTTCTGTGGCACCATTGAATACAT GGCCCCTGAGATTCTGGTACGCAGTGGCCACAACCGGGCTGTGGACTGGTGGAGCCTGGGGGCCCTGATGTATGACATGCTCACTGGATCGGCAAGTCCAGCCtcctgg cCACCCTTCACCGCAGAGAACCGGAAGAAAACCATGGACAAGATCATCAAAGGGAAACTGACGCTGCCCCCCTACCTCACCCCGGATGCCCGGGACCTTGTCAAAAAG TTTCTGAAGCGGAATCCCAGCCAGCGGATCGGGGGTGGCCCAGGGGACTCTGCTGATGTGCAG AGGCACCCCTTCTTCCGGCACATTAATTGGGATGACCTCCTGGCTCGCCGCATAGACCCCCCTTTCAGGCCCTGTCTG CAGTCAGAGGAGGACGTGAGCCAGTTTGACACCCACTTCACACGGCAGACACCAGTGGACAGTCCAGATGATACGGCCCTCAGTGAGAGTGCCAACCAGGCCTTCCTG CCCCCTGAAGTTCTCACCCTTTGA